ACAGCATCAGCTTATAGGTGCCGTCCACATCCAGGCCGTGGGACGCCACGACCCTCTCCACCTGAGTCTGCTCCTCCGGCCGCGCCATCCAGCACATGCCGCATCCGGCGCTGATCGCCCGGGGAACGGGAATCAGCCGTCCGGGGACCCCCTCTTCCTTGCACCATTTTTCCATGGCCATGGCGCCCACGGTGGTATGAAAGGTGACGATCAGCTTCAACGTTTTTTCCCGCATCTCTATTCCTCCGCCAGGGTCCGGACGGCCCGGGCCGCTGTGTCAACTTCCTCCCCGGTATTGAACCAGGCAAAGCTGAAGCGGACCAGCCCCTGGTCCCGGGTTCCCAGGGCCCGGTGGAGCCGGGGCGCACAATGGGCGCCGGGACGGGTGGCGATCCCCCAGCGCTCGGAGAGTTCGTCGGAAACCTGGGAGGAATCGTAATCGCCGATGTTCAAAGATACGATTGGGGCTCGCAGCTTTGCGTCAAAGTCTCCGCATATCCGCACGTCCTTCACCCGGGACACCTGTTCATAAAACCGGCGCATCAGCCCCTGCTCATACTCGCAGATCACCTCAAGGCCGGTCTCCCCAATGTAATCCAGCGCCGCGCCCAGACCCGCGATTCCGTGGCCGTTCAGCGTACCCGCCTCCAACCGGGTGGGATACTCCTCCGGCTGGTCCGGGTTGTAGGTCTGGATGCCGGTGCCGCCGGTCTTCCAGGGGCGGATTTCCACCCCGTCACCCAGGCAGAGCCCGCCTGTGCCCTGGGGCCCCATCAGGCTTTTATGGCCGGTAAAACAGATGACGTCCGCGTCCTCCACACTCACGGGGAATACACCCGCGGTCTGGGAGGCGTCCACCACAAAAATCAGGCCGTGATCGCGGGCAATCCGCCCCACGCGGCGGATATCCACCAAGTCCCCGGTCAGGTTGGAACCGTGGGTGCAGACGATCCCCTTCGTATTGGGCCGGATCAGCACCTCAAACGCATCATAGTCGATCCGGCCCGTGCGGTCGGCTGGAACAAAGCTCACCTCTCCGCCCTGCCGCTCCAGGCGGTACAGCGGCCGCAGAACGGAGTTGTGCTCCAGGTCTGTGGAGATCACATGGTCCCCGGAGCCAAAGAGTCCGGCAATGGCGATGTTCAGCGCCTCCGTGGAGTTTGCGGTGAAACAGACATGATCCGGCCGGCCGCTGCCAAAAAGGCGGGCCAGCTTCTCCCTGGTCTCAAAAATGGTGCGGGAGGCGGTCAGGGCGCTGCCATAGGCTCCACGGGCACTGTTGCCCATGGAGGTCATGGCCGCCGTCACCGCTTCGATGACGCAGGGCGGTTTATGCAGCGTGGTGGCCGCGTTGTCCAGGTAGATCATGGCTTGACCACTTTTGCCGCGGCGGTCAGCTTCTCCACAATGGTATACATATTGGTCACTCCGCCCACCACGGGAGTCAGCTGATAAAAGTTGGCGCAGGTGCCACAGGTGAGAATCTCCACGCCCATGGCCTCCATGTTCCGCAGATCCTCTATGGAGTCGGAGCCCTCGGCGGTCAGGTGCGCGCCGCCGTTATAAAAGAGAATCGTCCTGGGCAGCCGCTCCAGCTGGCTGAGCGCATAGAGAAACCCCTTCATCAGCGTCTTGCCCAACTCGTCGCTGCCGCGGCCCATGACGCTGCTGTCCACGGCCACCACGAAGGCGCCTATGGCATTGGGCGCGCAGGTGATCTCCTCTTCCTCCACGGCGCTCTCCGCCACCGGATTGACCACGTCCAGCGTCACCACATAATGCTTCTCATCCTGCTTCTCCGAGCGCATTTTGCAGCCGAACTTGGCGGCCATGCGATTGAGGTTCTGCACAGCGATGTCGTTGTCCACGTGAACCTCTAATTCCCCGGCCTCCCTCATGGCTTTGAGGGCCTTTGTGGCCTTGACCACCGGAATGGGACACTGCTCCCCAATCGCGTTTACAACCACCTTTTCCATTTATCATCGTCCTCCTGTCTGTGGAATCGTTTTCTTTTTCAGTATAGTGCGCCTTCCGCCAATTTTCCAACGCCAATTTTCGATGATATCCAAAATATCATTTAAAATATCAATGGTATTTTCGCTTGGGCGCTTGCCCGGCAAAACGGCGGGCAAGCGGAATCCCGCGGAGGGGATTCCACCGGGTTTTCCTTCTTATCTTAGCAGACCGGCCCGCTAAAATCAATGCACAGGACGGTCCCGCCGCCGCGTTTTCTGTCCACCGCTCTCACTTGTCTATTTTTGCGGCGGAACCCCTCCCTGTTCCCGCAAAAAAGGCTTTTGCTTGACAGCCGCCCTCTTTTCTCTTAAAATAAGTAGGATTTCCCTCCTTCCCCACGGAAAGAGGCAAGAAGAAAGAGGAATTGCCATGAAGACACCGTTTGTCACCGCCGAGCAGCTGCGCTCCATTGTTGAGCGCTATCCCACCCCTTTCCACATCTACGACGAGAAAGGCATCCGGGAAAATGCCCGCCGTTTGAAACGTGCCTTCGCATGGAATCCCGGATTCCGGGAGTATTTTGCCGTCAAGGCCACGCCCACTCCCAAGATTTTAAAGCTCCTCCACGAAGAGGGCTGCGGACTGGACTGCTCCTCTTTGACGGAGCTGATGCTGGCCGAGGGGTGCGGCGTCCGGGGAGAGGACGTCATGTTCTCCTCCAACGACACACCGGCTGAGGAGTTTGAGATGGCGGCGCGGATGGGCGCTATCATCAACCTGGACGACATCACCCACGTGGACTTTTTAAAGAATACGTTAGGGTATATCCCAGAAAAAATCAGCTGCCGCTTCAACCCCGGCGGCATATTCACCATTGGGCAAAGCCACGAGGGCTTTCAGGTGATGGACAACCCCGGGGACGCCAAATACGGCATGACCCGGGATCAAATCCGAGACGCCTTCCTTCGCCTGAAGGAGTTGGGTGCCCGGGAGTTCGGCATCCATGCCTTCCTGGCCTCTAATACCCTCTCCAACGAGTACTATCCCACCCTGGCCCGCATTCTGTTCCGTCTGGCGGCGGAGCTGAAGGAGGAGACAGGCTGCCACATCACGTTCATCAACCTCTCCGGAGGCATCGGCATCCCCTACCGTCCTGAGGAGCCTGCCGGCGACATCGATGTCATCGGCGATGGCGTCCGCAGGGCCTATGAGGAGCTCCTGATTCCCGCCGGCATGGGGGATGTGGCCCTGTGCACGGAGCTGGGCCGGTTTATGCTGGGCCCCTACGGCCACCTGGTAACCACCGCCGTGCATGAAAAGCACACCTACAAGGACTATGTGGGTGTGGACGCCTGCGCCGTCAATTTGATGCGGCCCGCCATGTACGGCGCCTACCACCACATCACCGTTATGGGTAAGGAACAGCTGCCCTGCGACCACAAGTACGACGTTGCGGGGTCTCTTTGCGAAAACAACGACAAGTTTGCCATTGACCGGATGCTTCCCAAAGTGGACTCAGGCGACCTGCTGGTGATCCATGACACCGGCGCCCACGGGTTCTCCATGGGATACAACTACAACGGCAAACTGCGCTCCGCGGAGCTGCTGCTCCGGGAGGACGGCAGCGTGGAGCTGATTCGCCGGCCGGAGACGCCGGACGATTACTTTGCCACCGTCATCTGGTAATCAGAAAGGGAGACCGCGTTGCGGTCTCCCTCCTTTTTTATAGCACTCCGGCAAAAACCGGGGCGCACAGCACCGTCAGCAGGCCCGAAACCACGATGGAGAGGCTGCTCATGGCGCCCTCCACCTCGCCCATCTCCATGGCCTTGGCAGTGCCAATGGCATGGGAGGCGGAGCCGATGGCAATGCCCCGGGCCACACTCTCCCGGATGCGGAACAGCCGGCAAATCCCCTCCGCCGCCACGTTCCCGAAAATCCCGGTGACGATGATGGCCGCCACCGTGATGGTGGGAAGCCCGCCAAGCTCCTCCGCCACGCCCACGCCGATGGCGGTGGTGATGGACTTGGGCAGCAGCGTGGCGTAAATGGTGTGGTCCATCCGAAACAGCCGGCACAGCAAAAACACCGTGGTCATGCTGGCCAGCACGCCGGAGGCCACGCCCGCCAGCACGGCTTTCCAGTTTTTCCCCAGCAGCCTGAGCTCCTCATAGAGGGGAATGGCCAGGCACACCGTGGACGGCGTCAAAAAATAGTTTAAATAGCGGGCCCCTTCATAGTAGCTGTCGTAATCGATCCTCAGCACCGCCAGCGCGGCGATCACCACAACGGTGGACACCAGCAGCGGATTGAACACCGCCAGCTTCCATCTGCTCTTCATCCACATGCCCAAGCCATAGGCGGCCAGGCTGATGGTCACGCCGAAAAAGGCGGACTGGCACAGAATCTCCTTCACCGGCGCCCTCCTTTCCGGATCGCCCACTGGGTCACCCGTCCGGAGACCGCCATCACCACCACGGTGGAGAGGAGCACAATGGCGGCAAAGGGCAGCAGGATGGGCCGGAGCACCGGCCAGGAATCCATCATCCCCACCGTCAGGGGAATGAACAGTAGCGGCATGATCTCCACCAGGAATTTTCCGGTCTCTTTCACCCGGCTTAACGGGATGAGGCCGGTGCACAGCGCCGCCAGCATCAGCACCAGGCCGTAAATGCTGGCCGGAAACGGCAGGGGCACCAGAGCATGAACCACCTCGCCCAAAAGGGAAATACCTAAGATAACAGACAGCTGTTGCATGAATTTCATGAATCGTTCCTCTTTTTCTCAGTATCCGTTGACCATGGCGTCCAGCACCTTGCCGGCCACCGTGCCCGCCACGGAGGCTCCTCCGCCGCCACTCTCCACCAGCACCACAAAGGCATAGGGGAAATCCTCATCCTGCAAAAAACCTGCAAACCAGGCGTTGGCATTGGCGTCTCCGCCCACCTCGGCGGTGCCGGACTTGGCACAGACGGTCATATTGGGGAATCGGCTGGTGCCGTAAATCTGCTCCACGTTGCGGCGCATCATCTCGGAGAGCGTCCCGGCCGTCTCCGGGCGGATCAGCGTACCGGTTTTCCGGGTCAGCTGCAGCGAGGAGGGCACGCCGCCGCCCGTGGTGCTTTTCAGGAGAATCCGGGGCACCGCCGCCTTGCCCCCGTTTGCAATGGCCCCCATATAGACCATCAGGGAGCAGGGGTTCACCAGATCGTTGTGCTGACCCACTCCGGACCAGCCCAACTGGTTCTCCGTGGCATCCCGGAAGAAAAAGCTCCCTTTTGCACAGGGCAGGCCGTTGACGGAGTAGGAGTCCGTCAGCCCCGCCTTTTCCGTATACCGCTCCATGACGTCCGGGCCCATCTCCACCGCCAGACGGGCAAAGGCGATGTTGCAGGAGTTGGAAAGAGCCCCGTAGATATCCATGGTCCCGTGGGCGTGGGGACAGGTGACCACGCCCTCCCCCACCTGGGCGGAGCCCTCGCAGGTAAAGGTCCGGCTGAACAAATCCGGCAGCCGCTCGATGGCCGCCGCCGCGGTCACGGTCTTGAAGACCGACCCGGGCACAAAGGTGGAGGAGAGAAAGCGGTTGATGTACGCGCCGTCGTAACGCTCGTTTGTGTCGATGTCCGATGGAACGTTCAGCGGATCATAGGAGGGCGCCGAAACAAGGCAGAGAATCTCGCCCGTCTCATAGTTATAGACCGCCACCACTCCCTTTTTCCCGTTGAGGGCATTGTAGGCGATGTAGTTGTACCGGGCGTCGATGGTCAGGTACAGGTTGTTCCCCTTGTTCCCGTAATAGGCGCCGTTTAAAAAATTGTAGCCTGTGAGCTTGTCGGCAAAGGCGCTGAGCGCGCCGGTGCCGATGTTGCCGTACAGGTCGCCCACCACATGGAGCGTGGCCTTGCGGACGGTCTCATTGTCGTAATAGGTGCGCCGGCCGTCCACGGCGGTGGTCAGCACGTCGCCGTCCCGATCCAGAATCGTGCCGCTTTTGAGCACGCCCGCATTGTTATAGATGTGGCGGTTAAAGGCAGAGGAGGCCCATCCCCCGCCCCGGGTAAACCAGCGGAGGGTGAAGAAGCACAGGCCCGCAAGAAGCAAAAAAGCCAGAATCCAGCAGACCAGAGCCCGCTTTTCAATCTTCTTCATCGGCGCGCGCCTCCTTTCCGACGCTTTGGCGGGGCGAGAGGAACCGGGTGGCAAAGCTGGCGTTCTCCCTTGTATCGGTGGCCTTCAGGAAGGCGATCAGCCCCCAGGCGGACATCATGGCCGAGCCGCCGTTGGACACAAAGGGAAAGGTGACGCCGGTCAGCGGCAGCAGGTCCACGGAGCCGAACACATTGAGGCAGGTCTGGAACACCAGTAGCGACGAAGCGGCGCAGGCGGCGATGGTATAGAAGCTGGACCTGCCCACCCGGCAGGCCCGGGCGGCAAAAACGGCCAGGGTGATGATGGACAGCACCGCCAAAATGGCGATGAGCAGCCCCCACTCCTCACACAGCATGCCGAACACCAGGTCCGTGTCCGCCGCAGCCACATTGTGCAGCCACCCGTTGCCCGCGCCCACGCCCACCAAACCGCCGGACGCGGCGGCGGACATGGTGCGGGTCTGCTGGAAGCCGGCGCCGGAGGCCTGTTCCCAGGCATGGCCCCAGGCGGCAAACCGGTTCAGGATGTAGGGCTTGAACTCCAGAATGATGATGCCGCCGAACACCGCTCCGCCGCAGATCAGGCTCAGCGTGGCAAAATCCCCGGAGCGCAGGTATGCGATGACAAGGAAGGTCACAAAGAAGATGGCGGCGGTTCCAAAGTCGCTCATCAGCCCAAGGCACCCGATGCAAACACCGGTGAGGACGATGAACAACCCCAGGTTTCTTCGGCGGAACAGCCGGTCCAGCGTGGCCGAACCGGCAAAGATGTAGCAGATTTTCGCGATCTCCGAGGGCTGGAAGGAGAGTCCGCCTAACACAAGCCAGTTGGAGGCGCCGTACTTGCTCTTTCCCAACACCAGCGTAATCCCCAAAAGGGCGATGGCGCCGGCCGCCATCAGCCACCGGATCCTCTGCACCCGACTCAGGTCCCGGAGGAAAATTCCCAAAACCAAAAAAAGCCCCAGCCCCAGCAGTACGGCGATCAGCTGCTTGGGCAGCGCCGAAGGCGCCGAGGAAGCCGTCACAGAAAGGGACAGCGTGGAGAGGAAGAAGGCGATGGTCTCCATCTCAAAGCCCACGCACCGCGTCAGTCGGATCACAATAAAATAGAGCCACATCACCACAATGAGGCACAAAAACACCACCGGGATCATCACCGTGGCCTGCTCGCCCGATGCGACAATCAGCTGGAAGCAGGTCAGCACCTGGAACAGCGTCAGCCACAAAAAGGAGGGCCAGATGGTGGCCGGGCGCTCCGCCTTCCGATGGGCCGCCTGTGCCTGCTTCTCCTCCGCCGTGATGGGCAGCAGCATCAGCGGCACACCGCCCAAGGTGATGGTATCGCCTTCCCGCACCTGGGCGGAGCCTTCGATCTTTTCCCCATTCACCAGCGTGCCGCCCTTGGAATCCAGGTCATATACGGTCCACACCGCGTCCTTGTCGCGGATCAGCGCGGCGTGCTGGCGGGAGATGCTGGGATAGTTGAGCACCACATCGGCAAATCTGTTGCGGCCGATGATATTCTCCCAATGGGTCAGCATCGCCGGCGCGCCGTTGGGCATGGAGAGCTGAGCCCAGGTCTCCGGTGTGTGGGGCACGCGGAGCAGCGACCGGATGGCCCGAATCAGGATCAGCAGAGCCAGTACCGGAAAGAGAAACCGGACAATGGTGGTATACCACTCCCCCACCGCCGGATTGGCGGCGATCAGCGCGGTCAAATGATCAAAGCCTGCCTGCATGTCACACCTCCTCGGCTTGTTCTGCCCATCTTCATCAAGTCCCTATTGTAGCATGTGTGTCAACCGCATGCTATGCTATTTTGTAAATTCCATGGAAAAAAGGAAACAACCTATGGGCCGATTCTTGCAAATTCGGCCCGGCTGTGCTACTGTAAACCAGACCGTTCCGGAAAGGAGACTCTCTTTTATGAACCAACTTCTGGTGATAGAGGACGACCGCGCCCTCAGCGCCGGTATCTGCCTCGCTCTGAAGGGAGAGGGCACCGGCCTCACCCAGTGCTTCGACCTGTCCTCCGCGCGCCGGCAGCTCTCCAATCAGTCCTTTGAGCTCATTATTCTGGACATCAACCTGCCCGACGGCAGCGGGCTGGATTTTTTGCAGGAGCTGCGCCGCTGCGGCTCCACGCCGGTGATCCTGCTGACGGCCAACGACCTTGAGACCGACATCGTGGCCGGATTGGAGTTGGGCGCCGACGATTACATCACCAAGCCCTTTTCCCTGGCCGTGCTCCGGGCCAGGGTCAACGCTCAGCTGCGCCGGACGGTCCATCCGGAAAACAGGGTGAGCCTGAATGAATTTTTGTTTGACTTTGACCGGATGGAATTTTCAAAGGGCGGCACAGCCGTGGAGCTGAGCCGCACGGAGCAAAAGCTGCTGCGGATGCTGGTGGAAAACCGGGGCCAGACCCTGCGGCGCGAGCAGTTAGTGGACCGCATCTGGACCGACGGCGCGGACTATGTGGATGAAAACGCCCTCTCCGTCACGGTAAAACGTCTCCGGGACAAGTTAGAGGACGTGCCCTCCAGGCCCGCCTACATCAAGACGGTCTACGGCATCGGCTATACCTGGGCGGTGAACGGAAATGGATAAGGCATTGCTCTTTGCCGCCGCCGGAGCGATTCTGGCCGCGGCGGCCGTGATGATCTATGACCGCCTCCGCCTGCGCCGCACTCTCAGCGAAATGGACCGGATGCTGAGCCAGGCCATGGACGGCTCTTTCATCGAGCGGGATTTTGACGAAAGCCGCCTCAGCGCCGTGGAGACCAAGCTGGCCCACTATCTCACCGCCTCCGCTGTGTCCGCGCGGAACCTGTACTCGGAAAAAGACAAGATCAAATCCATGATCAGCGATATCTCCCACCAGACCAAAACGCCGATCGCCAACATCCTCCTCTACGCCCAGCTGCTTTGCGAGCAGGAGCTGAACGCCGAGGGACGGGACTGTGTGAAGGCCCTGACCGCCCAGGCGGAAAAGCTCCGCTTTCTCATCG
This window of the Dysosmobacter acutus genome carries:
- a CDS encoding DUF3343 domain-containing protein, yielding MREKTLKLIVTFHTTVGAMAMEKWCKEEGVPGRLIPVPRAISAGCGMCWMARPEEQTQVERVVASHGLDVDGTYKLML
- a CDS encoding aminotransferase class V-fold PLP-dependent enzyme; amino-acid sequence: MIYLDNAATTLHKPPCVIEAVTAAMTSMGNSARGAYGSALTASRTIFETREKLARLFGSGRPDHVCFTANSTEALNIAIAGLFGSGDHVISTDLEHNSVLRPLYRLERQGGEVSFVPADRTGRIDYDAFEVLIRPNTKGIVCTHGSNLTGDLVDIRRVGRIARDHGLIFVVDASQTAGVFPVSVEDADVICFTGHKSLMGPQGTGGLCLGDGVEIRPWKTGGTGIQTYNPDQPEEYPTRLEAGTLNGHGIAGLGAALDYIGETGLEVICEYEQGLMRRFYEQVSRVKDVRICGDFDAKLRAPIVSLNIGDYDSSQVSDELSERWGIATRPGAHCAPRLHRALGTRDQGLVRFSFAWFNTGEEVDTAARAVRTLAEE
- the yedF gene encoding sulfurtransferase-like selenium metabolism protein YedF: MEKVVVNAIGEQCPIPVVKATKALKAMREAGELEVHVDNDIAVQNLNRMAAKFGCKMRSEKQDEKHYVVTLDVVNPVAESAVEEEEITCAPNAIGAFVVAVDSSVMGRGSDELGKTLMKGFLYALSQLERLPRTILFYNGGAHLTAEGSDSIEDLRNMEAMGVEILTCGTCANFYQLTPVVGGVTNMYTIVEKLTAAAKVVKP
- a CDS encoding diaminopimelate decarboxylase, translating into MKTPFVTAEQLRSIVERYPTPFHIYDEKGIRENARRLKRAFAWNPGFREYFAVKATPTPKILKLLHEEGCGLDCSSLTELMLAEGCGVRGEDVMFSSNDTPAEEFEMAARMGAIINLDDITHVDFLKNTLGYIPEKISCRFNPGGIFTIGQSHEGFQVMDNPGDAKYGMTRDQIRDAFLRLKELGAREFGIHAFLASNTLSNEYYPTLARILFRLAAELKEETGCHITFINLSGGIGIPYRPEEPAGDIDVIGDGVRRAYEELLIPAGMGDVALCTELGRFMLGPYGHLVTTAVHEKHTYKDYVGVDACAVNLMRPAMYGAYHHITVMGKEQLPCDHKYDVAGSLCENNDKFAIDRMLPKVDSGDLLVIHDTGAHGFSMGYNYNGKLRSAELLLREDGSVELIRRPETPDDYFATVIW
- a CDS encoding LrgB family protein; this encodes MKEILCQSAFFGVTISLAAYGLGMWMKSRWKLAVFNPLLVSTVVVIAALAVLRIDYDSYYEGARYLNYFLTPSTVCLAIPLYEELRLLGKNWKAVLAGVASGVLASMTTVFLLCRLFRMDHTIYATLLPKSITTAIGVGVAEELGGLPTITVAAIIVTGIFGNVAAEGICRLFRIRESVARGIAIGSASHAIGTAKAMEMGEVEGAMSSLSIVVSGLLTVLCAPVFAGVL
- a CDS encoding CidA/LrgA family protein, which encodes MKFMQQLSVILGISLLGEVVHALVPLPFPASIYGLVLMLAALCTGLIPLSRVKETGKFLVEIMPLLFIPLTVGMMDSWPVLRPILLPFAAIVLLSTVVVMAVSGRVTQWAIRKGGRR
- a CDS encoding penicillin-binding transpeptidase domain-containing protein yields the protein MKKIEKRALVCWILAFLLLAGLCFFTLRWFTRGGGWASSAFNRHIYNNAGVLKSGTILDRDGDVLTTAVDGRRTYYDNETVRKATLHVVGDLYGNIGTGALSAFADKLTGYNFLNGAYYGNKGNNLYLTIDARYNYIAYNALNGKKGVVAVYNYETGEILCLVSAPSYDPLNVPSDIDTNERYDGAYINRFLSSTFVPGSVFKTVTAAAAIERLPDLFSRTFTCEGSAQVGEGVVTCPHAHGTMDIYGALSNSCNIAFARLAVEMGPDVMERYTEKAGLTDSYSVNGLPCAKGSFFFRDATENQLGWSGVGQHNDLVNPCSLMVYMGAIANGGKAAVPRILLKSTTGGGVPSSLQLTRKTGTLIRPETAGTLSEMMRRNVEQIYGTSRFPNMTVCAKSGTAEVGGDANANAWFAGFLQDEDFPYAFVVLVESGGGGASVAGTVAGKVLDAMVNGY
- a CDS encoding FtsW/RodA/SpoVE family cell cycle protein; its protein translation is MQAGFDHLTALIAANPAVGEWYTTIVRFLFPVLALLILIRAIRSLLRVPHTPETWAQLSMPNGAPAMLTHWENIIGRNRFADVVLNYPSISRQHAALIRDKDAVWTVYDLDSKGGTLVNGEKIEGSAQVREGDTITLGGVPLMLLPITAEEKQAQAAHRKAERPATIWPSFLWLTLFQVLTCFQLIVASGEQATVMIPVVFLCLIVVMWLYFIVIRLTRCVGFEMETIAFFLSTLSLSVTASSAPSALPKQLIAVLLGLGLFLVLGIFLRDLSRVQRIRWLMAAGAIALLGITLVLGKSKYGASNWLVLGGLSFQPSEIAKICYIFAGSATLDRLFRRRNLGLFIVLTGVCIGCLGLMSDFGTAAIFFVTFLVIAYLRSGDFATLSLICGGAVFGGIIILEFKPYILNRFAAWGHAWEQASGAGFQQTRTMSAAASGGLVGVGAGNGWLHNVAAADTDLVFGMLCEEWGLLIAILAVLSIITLAVFAARACRVGRSSFYTIAACAASSLLVFQTCLNVFGSVDLLPLTGVTFPFVSNGGSAMMSAWGLIAFLKATDTRENASFATRFLSPRQSVGKEARADEED
- a CDS encoding response regulator transcription factor — translated: MNQLLVIEDDRALSAGICLALKGEGTGLTQCFDLSSARRQLSNQSFELIILDINLPDGSGLDFLQELRRCGSTPVILLTANDLETDIVAGLELGADDYITKPFSLAVLRARVNAQLRRTVHPENRVSLNEFLFDFDRMEFSKGGTAVELSRTEQKLLRMLVENRGQTLRREQLVDRIWTDGADYVDENALSVTVKRLRDKLEDVPSRPAYIKTVYGIGYTWAVNGNG